A single Abditibacteriaceae bacterium DNA region contains:
- a CDS encoding surface carbohydrate biosynthesis protein, with translation MNNGTKSRTNIVFPVEGVNRELDFRLVLATLAARSSNRIWVGQQKAVGRLIQALPSALYVGQNFSDGFPGTRYSTLKKRGGALIHLLEEGGVFNGGPETWQKILLRRLDPRGLDANDSVCAWGEWQRDYYRSLQPKCEENIVATGHPRFDLLKPQFRPYFDKDVEKIRERWGDFVLINTNITRANNASGLKYWFGNRKFYQPEDFEARTALIDHWAHQLSLWGGFVKLVNRLAHQFPETTFVIRPHPAEIIENYTVFFDNIPNVHVVREGGIGAWLLASRAMIHDGCTTGLEAHFADVPVINWKPLHDERYDLFLPNSFGTVATTEAAAIDLTGRAIAGTLENPRAGALPPLATAMLHNLEHDAFGPLVNLIQAREKDVAAGEFDLRGWARRENWRDARRKLRRRKPDGKWNGFSGERLDERMNSAMRVANKTVRWTLWNDAMLSIEAD, from the coding sequence ATGAATAACGGCACCAAAAGCAGAACAAATATAGTGTTCCCGGTCGAAGGCGTCAACCGCGAACTCGACTTTCGCCTCGTTCTCGCGACTCTTGCGGCGCGCAGTTCCAATCGTATCTGGGTTGGACAACAAAAGGCAGTGGGACGTCTAATTCAGGCGCTTCCATCTGCGCTTTATGTCGGGCAAAACTTTTCCGACGGCTTTCCGGGAACGCGCTATTCGACGCTCAAAAAGCGCGGCGGTGCCCTGATTCATCTGCTGGAAGAAGGCGGCGTTTTTAACGGCGGGCCGGAAACGTGGCAAAAGATATTGCTGCGCCGACTCGACCCACGCGGTCTCGATGCCAACGATTCGGTCTGCGCCTGGGGCGAATGGCAACGCGATTATTATCGGTCGCTGCAACCGAAGTGCGAAGAAAACATCGTTGCAACCGGCCACCCGCGCTTCGATTTACTCAAGCCCCAGTTTCGACCGTACTTTGATAAAGACGTCGAGAAAATTCGCGAGCGCTGGGGCGATTTTGTTCTCATCAACACCAATATCACCCGCGCCAACAACGCCAGCGGGCTGAAATATTGGTTCGGCAATCGCAAGTTCTATCAACCGGAAGATTTTGAGGCGCGAACGGCGCTCATTGACCATTGGGCTCATCAGCTTTCGCTGTGGGGCGGATTCGTTAAATTGGTGAATCGCTTGGCGCACCAATTTCCCGAAACGACATTTGTCATTCGCCCGCATCCGGCGGAAATTATCGAAAATTACACCGTTTTCTTCGACAACATTCCCAATGTTCATGTTGTGCGCGAAGGCGGCATTGGCGCGTGGCTGCTGGCTTCGCGCGCGATGATACACGACGGCTGCACGACCGGGCTGGAAGCACATTTCGCGGATGTCCCCGTTATCAATTGGAAGCCGCTGCACGATGAACGCTACGATTTATTCTTACCGAACAGCTTTGGAACGGTTGCGACCACAGAAGCAGCAGCAATTGACCTGACCGGTCGTGCGATTGCAGGAACGCTCGAAAACCCGCGCGCTGGTGCGCTGCCGCCTCTTGCAACGGCGATGCTGCACAATCTGGAACACGACGCGTTTGGGCCTTTGGTCAATTTGATTCAGGCGAGGGAAAAAGATGTTGCTGCTGGAGAATTCGATTTGCGCGGTTGGGCACGCCGCGAAAACTGGCGCGACGCACGGCGCAAATTGCGTCGCCGCAAGCCCGATGGAAAGTGGAACGGATTTAGCGGGGAACGATTGGACGAACGCATGAACTCCGCGATGCGCGTGGCGAACAAAACCGTGCGCTGGACGCTGTGGAACGACGCGATGCTGTCGATAGAAGCCGATTAA
- a CDS encoding N-acetylneuraminate synthase family protein, which produces MPDAVSSWPFSRCLLIAEVAQAHDGSLGTAHAYIDAAASAGADAIKFQTHIAHEESTPAEPWRVKFSRQDTTRYEYWQRMEFSPAQWHELKAHADERGLLFLSSPFSVAAAELLCEVGVAAWKVASGEVATAPLFDAMARLPVPFLLSTGMSDWAEIETAANRVREKELPLCILQCTSKYPTPANEVGLNVLDEIGTRLGCVAGLSDHSGDIYAGLAAVARGAKAVEVHICWSKQSFGPDVPASLTIEQLGQLAEGIRFIEAAQTPVDKNAVARELQPMRALFNKSLVARRDLAEGTILQSEDIVLKKPGSGLAASRRDEFIGKMLQRNIAADTLLSESDFEVCQ; this is translated from the coding sequence ATGCCCGACGCCGTTTCTTCCTGGCCTTTTTCGCGCTGCCTGCTGATTGCCGAAGTCGCTCAAGCGCACGACGGAAGTCTGGGCACTGCCCACGCTTATATCGACGCCGCCGCCAGTGCCGGTGCCGATGCCATTAAATTCCAAACCCATATCGCGCACGAAGAAAGCACGCCGGCGGAGCCGTGGCGCGTCAAGTTTTCGCGGCAAGACACAACGCGCTACGAGTACTGGCAGCGGATGGAATTTTCTCCAGCGCAATGGCACGAACTCAAAGCGCACGCCGACGAACGCGGGTTACTGTTTCTTTCGTCGCCGTTTTCGGTCGCTGCCGCCGAGTTGCTGTGCGAAGTCGGCGTCGCTGCATGGAAGGTGGCTTCAGGCGAGGTTGCAACTGCGCCATTATTCGATGCGATGGCGCGACTTCCCGTCCCTTTTCTGCTTTCCACGGGCATGAGCGATTGGGCCGAAATCGAAACTGCTGCAAACCGAGTGCGTGAAAAGGAACTGCCGTTATGCATTTTGCAGTGCACCTCGAAGTATCCAACGCCCGCGAACGAAGTCGGTTTAAACGTGCTCGATGAAATCGGCACGCGACTCGGCTGCGTTGCGGGACTGAGCGATCATTCCGGTGATATTTACGCAGGGCTAGCGGCTGTGGCGCGCGGAGCAAAAGCGGTTGAAGTTCACATTTGCTGGTCGAAGCAAAGCTTCGGGCCGGATGTTCCAGCGTCGCTCACGATTGAACAACTGGGGCAACTCGCCGAAGGAATTCGTTTTATCGAGGCCGCTCAAACACCTGTCGACAAAAACGCTGTCGCACGCGAACTGCAACCAATGCGCGCGCTCTTTAATAAGAGTCTCGTGGCTCGCCGCGATTTGGCCGAAGGAACTATTTTGCAAAGCGAAGACATCGTGCTGAAAAAGCCTGGCAGCGGCCTCGCCGCATCGCGCCGTGATGAGTTCATTGGAAAAATGCTCCAACGCAACATTGCTGCCGACACTCTTTTGAGCGAAAGCGATTTCGAGGTGTGCCAATGA
- the neuC gene encoding UDP-N-acetylglucosamine 2-epimerase has protein sequence MNNATALQSTGFFDRTPRTICVVLVDRANYGRLKPVMEAIANHAELQLQVVVAGTMVLERFGAPVNQVRADGFPVDGEIFLEVEGSNPITMAKSVGLGTMEFANEFARLKPDVVCVIGDRYEALGATLAAAFLNLPIVHLQGGEVSGSIDESTRHAMSKFAHFHVPSTQRAADYLVRMGENPQTILTVGCPSSDLARRPRALHPDVVNAGGSGAEIDVALPFLLVVFHPTTTEWGGEVAQIEALLSALQALQMPTVLLWPNIDAGSDHIAKAIRIFRNQHAPSWLRTLTNLSPEDYLTVLSHASCAIGNSSSFVRDASYFGTPVVLVGNRQEGREHDVHVVPVAPRAEEIERTARAQLEHGRYEGSTLYGDGGVAPRVAEKLAQLEPYVQKRLHYIHDELRISA, from the coding sequence ATGAATAACGCAACAGCCCTTCAGAGTACGGGCTTTTTCGACCGTACACCGCGCACCATTTGCGTTGTTCTCGTTGACCGCGCGAATTACGGACGCCTTAAACCGGTGATGGAAGCAATTGCGAATCATGCGGAATTGCAGCTGCAGGTCGTCGTCGCGGGCACGATGGTTCTTGAACGATTCGGCGCGCCGGTGAATCAGGTTCGCGCCGATGGCTTTCCCGTCGATGGCGAAATTTTCCTCGAAGTCGAAGGCTCCAATCCAATTACGATGGCAAAAAGTGTCGGGCTGGGAACGATGGAATTCGCCAACGAATTCGCACGCCTAAAGCCTGACGTGGTGTGCGTCATCGGCGACCGCTACGAGGCTCTTGGCGCGACCCTCGCTGCGGCCTTTCTCAACCTCCCGATTGTGCATTTGCAGGGAGGCGAAGTTTCCGGTTCCATTGATGAAAGCACGCGCCACGCAATGAGTAAATTCGCGCATTTTCATGTGCCTTCGACACAGCGCGCCGCCGATTATCTGGTGCGTATGGGGGAAAATCCTCAGACGATCCTCACCGTCGGCTGTCCGTCGAGCGACCTCGCCCGCCGCCCACGCGCACTGCATCCTGACGTTGTGAACGCTGGTGGAAGCGGGGCCGAAATAGACGTAGCACTGCCGTTTCTTCTCGTTGTGTTCCACCCGACCACAACCGAATGGGGCGGCGAAGTCGCGCAAATCGAAGCCCTGCTTTCGGCTCTGCAAGCACTGCAAATGCCCACGGTTTTGCTCTGGCCCAACATCGATGCCGGTTCCGATCACATCGCCAAAGCAATCCGCATTTTTCGCAATCAGCATGCGCCTTCGTGGTTGCGAACGCTGACGAACCTGTCGCCCGAAGATTACCTCACGGTCTTGTCGCACGCCTCATGCGCCATCGGTAACAGCAGTTCCTTTGTGCGCGACGCCAGTTATTTTGGCACGCCGGTCGTTCTGGTGGGCAACCGTCAGGAAGGACGCGAACACGACGTTCATGTTGTTCCCGTTGCGCCTCGCGCCGAGGAGATCGAGCGAACGGCGCGCGCGCAACTGGAGCATGGCCGTTACGAAGGCTCGACCTTGTATGGCGATGGTGGCGTGGCCCCGCGCGTCGCCGAGAAACTCGCGCAATTAGAACCTTACGTGCAAAAGCGCTTGCATTATATTCACGACGAACTCAGAATCAGCGCATGA
- a CDS encoding acylneuraminate cytidylyltransferase family protein has protein sequence MKILGLIPARGGSKAVPDKNIRPMAGKSLVQRAWETALEADVCDKVVVSTDSSIIAAHAESFGADVPFLRPAQFAGDNAPMIDVALHALEQLGAFDAILLLQPPSPFRTAQQLKEAVTLLKRDEQATAICSVAPVPLDQCPHYLMRIEAGTLDYFLPEARKITRRQDVTRAYFRDGAVFLARVETLRNNRNFYGERCLPLVTDWESAINIDDPRDWDLAEARLKQIESIRPLAGHPEIDRT, from the coding sequence ATGAAAATTCTCGGCCTGATTCCCGCGCGCGGCGGCTCGAAAGCGGTGCCCGACAAAAACATTCGTCCGATGGCGGGCAAAAGTCTGGTGCAGCGAGCGTGGGAAACCGCACTTGAAGCCGATGTCTGCGACAAGGTTGTGGTTTCAACCGATTCGTCCATCATAGCAGCTCACGCCGAAAGTTTCGGTGCGGATGTGCCGTTTTTACGTCCGGCCCAATTTGCCGGCGATAACGCACCGATGATCGATGTGGCCTTGCACGCACTGGAACAACTGGGCGCTTTCGATGCGATTTTGCTGCTTCAGCCGCCATCGCCGTTTCGCACTGCGCAGCAGTTGAAAGAAGCTGTAACCCTTTTGAAAAGGGATGAGCAGGCAACCGCGATTTGCTCGGTTGCTCCGGTTCCGCTCGATCAGTGCCCGCATTACCTGATGCGCATTGAAGCCGGAACGCTCGATTATTTTTTGCCGGAAGCACGCAAAATTACGCGGCGGCAAGATGTGACGCGCGCATATTTTCGCGACGGCGCAGTTTTTCTGGCGCGTGTGGAAACGTTGAGGAACAATCGCAATTTCTATGGTGAGCGCTGTTTGCCGCTCGTCACCGATTGGGAAAGCGCCATCAACATCGACGATCCGCGCGATTGGGATTTGGCCGAGGCCCGCCTGAAACAAATTGAAAGTATCCGCCCGCTGGCCGGGCACCCGGAAATCGACCGTACTTAG
- a CDS encoding methyltransferase domain-containing protein, translating into MFSSSQIEAHRAFLYRNIFQTETKWPHFRRLLEDVQDLADTTREDETALCLERAYVYGGDSLFAPLFKKGRFVAVDCETETAKERGGYQKSWTEHPDCLHVPCDRIAPITDTGLESECADVVMVPNVVHHVRDQDAMFAEIARLLKPGGRGYIFEALLRELHQSPDDYIRWTPWGFETQLKKHGLKLTEWKAGGGPFEAVAYCWIQALQYLPADERKEKERWFFEEEFPRLMEMDARVDKNLVRPLSSFPLAYGIFFSK; encoded by the coding sequence ATGTTTTCTTCATCTCAAATCGAAGCGCATCGCGCATTTTTGTATCGCAATATTTTCCAAACGGAAACTAAGTGGCCGCACTTTCGCCGTTTGTTGGAAGATGTGCAAGATTTGGCCGACACGACGCGTGAGGATGAAACCGCGCTCTGTCTGGAGCGCGCCTACGTTTATGGCGGCGACAGTCTTTTCGCGCCACTTTTTAAAAAAGGCCGTTTCGTCGCCGTCGATTGCGAAACCGAAACCGCCAAAGAACGCGGAGGCTATCAAAAAAGTTGGACGGAACATCCCGATTGCCTTCATGTTCCCTGCGACCGCATCGCGCCCATCACGGACACCGGTTTGGAAAGCGAATGCGCCGATGTCGTGATGGTGCCGAATGTCGTGCATCATGTGCGCGACCAGGACGCGATGTTTGCCGAAATCGCGCGGTTGCTCAAACCGGGCGGGCGCGGTTACATTTTTGAGGCGCTCTTGCGCGAGTTGCATCAAAGCCCCGACGATTACATTCGCTGGACGCCCTGGGGTTTTGAAACGCAATTGAAGAAGCACGGACTGAAACTCACCGAATGGAAGGCGGGCGGCGGGCCATTTGAAGCCGTCGCCTATTGCTGGATTCAAGCGCTGCAATATTTGCCGGCAGACGAGCGCAAAGAAAAAGAGCGCTGGTTTTTCGAAGAAGAATTCCCACGCCTCATGGAAATGGATGCGCGCGTCGATAAAAATCTGGTGCGTCCGCTGTCGAGTTTTCCCCTCGCTTACGGCATCTTTTTCTCAAAATAA
- a CDS encoding DegT/DnrJ/EryC1/StrS family aminotransferase, which produces MRDSFLVFGSPQISEDEIQSVVETLRSGWIGTGPRVHEFQSDFASYTGAAHAVALGSCTAALHLALLAEGFGAGDEVITSPMTFCATVNAIIHCGATPVFADCERDSFNISPAEIEKKITPRTRAIVPIHFAGRPCDMDAVCAIAQKHNLKIIEDCAHAIETQIRGQHAGTFGDYGCFSFYVTKNVVTGEGGMVVTNDTEKADEIKILGLHGMTRDAWKRFGDEGFKHYQVVTAGFKYNMTDMQAALGVGQLQKVEAHWQRRREIWARYQNEFADLPVARPLEAAADTRHAYHLYTLLIGEEECGISRDAMLDALAKRNIGAGVHYTALHTHPYYRETFDLAPDDFPNALHVGTRTISLPLSAKLSDRDVQDVIDAVRDVLSEASSA; this is translated from the coding sequence ATGCGCGATTCTTTTTTAGTTTTTGGCAGCCCGCAAATCTCGGAAGACGAAATCCAATCCGTTGTCGAAACGCTGCGCAGCGGCTGGATTGGTACCGGCCCACGTGTGCATGAGTTTCAAAGCGACTTCGCTTCTTATACGGGCGCGGCTCATGCGGTGGCGCTTGGTTCCTGCACGGCAGCGCTGCATCTCGCGCTTCTAGCCGAAGGCTTTGGTGCGGGCGATGAAGTGATTACATCACCGATGACGTTTTGCGCAACCGTAAACGCCATTATTCATTGCGGCGCGACGCCAGTCTTCGCGGACTGTGAACGCGACAGTTTTAATATTTCGCCCGCGGAAATCGAGAAGAAAATTACCCCGCGTACGCGCGCCATTGTGCCGATTCATTTTGCCGGGCGCCCCTGCGATATGGACGCCGTTTGTGCCATCGCACAAAAGCACAACCTGAAAATTATCGAAGATTGCGCGCACGCGATTGAAACCCAGATTCGCGGGCAACACGCTGGAACCTTTGGCGATTACGGCTGCTTTTCGTTCTACGTCACCAAGAACGTGGTGACCGGCGAAGGCGGCATGGTTGTTACCAACGACACCGAAAAAGCCGACGAGATTAAAATTCTCGGACTTCACGGCATGACGCGCGACGCGTGGAAGCGCTTCGGCGACGAAGGCTTCAAGCATTATCAGGTTGTCACGGCAGGCTTCAAATACAACATGACCGACATGCAGGCTGCGCTCGGTGTCGGGCAGTTACAAAAAGTCGAGGCTCACTGGCAACGCCGCAGGGAAATCTGGGCGCGCTATCAGAATGAGTTCGCCGATTTGCCGGTGGCGCGGCCTCTTGAAGCCGCGGCGGACACGCGCCACGCGTATCATCTTTACACGCTTTTGATTGGCGAAGAAGAATGCGGCATTTCGCGCGACGCGATGCTCGATGCCCTCGCGAAGCGCAACATCGGCGCGGGCGTACATTACACCGCGCTGCATACGCATCCGTATTACCGCGAAACCTTCGATCTCGCGCCCGACGATTTTCCCAACGCGCTTCATGTCGGGACGCGCACGATTTCGCTGCCGCTTTCAGCGAAGCTTTCCGATAGAGATGTGCAAGATGTCATCGACGCCGTGCGCGATGTTTTGAGCGAAGCGAGTAGCGCATGA
- a CDS encoding acyltransferase, giving the protein MSKPIGVWRNFAFARMKESTVEKRLFLPASNKYKCDLLRWGGASIGDDVRFHFPVSFLNFAGKGRERFKNLSIGDNVFIGHNVQFDLKEEIRIAGDVTISANAVFLTHSEVGTIPLAAHYPPLRAPIEIEGNVYLGANVVILPGVRIETGSVVAAGAVVTKNVAANTVVAGVPARVVKTL; this is encoded by the coding sequence ATGAGCAAGCCCATCGGTGTGTGGCGCAATTTCGCATTCGCGCGCATGAAAGAAAGTACGGTCGAAAAACGCCTTTTCTTGCCAGCTTCCAACAAATATAAGTGCGATTTGCTGCGCTGGGGCGGCGCTTCCATAGGCGACGACGTTCGGTTTCATTTTCCCGTTTCGTTCCTCAACTTCGCAGGAAAAGGCCGCGAGCGTTTCAAAAACCTGTCCATCGGCGACAATGTTTTCATCGGCCATAATGTGCAGTTCGATTTGAAAGAAGAAATCCGCATCGCCGGCGACGTCACAATTTCGGCCAACGCGGTATTCCTCACGCACAGCGAAGTTGGAACTATTCCTCTTGCCGCGCATTATCCGCCGTTGCGCGCGCCGATTGAAATCGAAGGCAATGTTTACCTGGGCGCGAATGTCGTAATTCTGCCAGGCGTCAGAATTGAAACGGGAAGCGTTGTCGCGGCAGGCGCCGTTGTGACAAAAAACGTCGCGGCAAACACCGTTGTGGCCGGAGTTCCGGCGCGCGTGGTCAAAACCTTATGA
- a CDS encoding glycosyltransferase has translation MSERTCVAHSCNPFMPRSGTWIYSQIDALARGDKYRPIAIAKRLENRPQFPFEPVYSIDDKNLIFKGWQRLYKKQIRPYFPAHLKALQHENARLLHSHMGDRALDDAALAQAAGIPHVATFYGADVWLACQRVGWRAEFQNFARGASAMLAEGNAMRAKMIEEGAPPEKVEVFHLGVDLEKIEFAPRAPSSDGEIRLLMAGRPLEKKGHIFGLRAFALLASKYPQLHLELLIGGRDGKSGAIADELKKCIAECGLENRITWDEFLPYDEYLRRLKRAQIFVQPSVHAQSGDAEGGFPVTILEMSASGMPIVATTHCDIPEAVLDGESGLIGAERDVTKLAEKIEWLIQHPESWEKMGRVGRAHVQANYNITQQGKQLEAIYDRVLGR, from the coding sequence ATGAGTGAAAGAACGTGCGTGGCGCACTCGTGCAATCCATTCATGCCGCGAAGCGGAACCTGGATTTATTCGCAAATCGACGCCCTGGCGCGCGGCGATAAATATCGCCCGATTGCCATCGCGAAACGCCTCGAAAATCGCCCGCAGTTTCCCTTTGAACCGGTTTATTCCATCGACGATAAAAACCTGATTTTCAAAGGTTGGCAACGCCTTTACAAGAAGCAGATTCGACCGTACTTTCCGGCACATCTCAAAGCATTGCAGCACGAGAATGCGCGCCTCTTGCATTCGCACATGGGCGACCGCGCGCTCGACGATGCGGCACTGGCACAAGCCGCCGGCATTCCGCACGTCGCGACATTTTATGGCGCCGATGTCTGGCTGGCCTGTCAGCGCGTGGGCTGGCGCGCTGAATTCCAGAATTTCGCACGCGGAGCCTCCGCCATGCTCGCGGAGGGCAACGCAATGCGCGCCAAAATGATCGAAGAAGGCGCACCACCAGAGAAAGTCGAAGTTTTCCACCTTGGCGTCGATTTGGAAAAAATCGAGTTTGCGCCACGCGCTCCCTCTTCCGATGGCGAAATTCGCCTGTTGATGGCAGGCCGCCCTCTCGAAAAGAAGGGGCACATTTTCGGGCTCCGCGCCTTTGCCCTTCTCGCCTCGAAATATCCGCAGTTGCATCTGGAGTTGCTCATCGGTGGGCGCGACGGAAAAAGTGGCGCTATTGCCGACGAACTCAAAAAGTGTATCGCCGAATGTGGATTAGAGAATCGCATAACATGGGACGAATTTCTGCCGTATGACGAATACTTGCGCCGCCTCAAGCGCGCGCAGATTTTCGTTCAACCGAGCGTTCATGCGCAGAGCGGCGACGCTGAAGGCGGTTTTCCCGTCACGATACTGGAAATGTCAGCTTCGGGAATGCCGATTGTCGCCACCACACACTGCGATATTCCTGAAGCCGTTCTCGACGGAGAAAGCGGTTTGATTGGCGCCGAACGTGATGTCACAAAATTAGCAGAGAAAATCGAGTGGCTCATCCAACACCCGGAATCATGGGAAAAAATGGGCCGTGTCGGGCGGGCACATGTGCAAGCGAATTACAATATCACGCAACAGGGAAAGCAGCTCGAAGCAATCTACGACCGCGTTTTGGGACGATAA
- a CDS encoding glycosyltransferase family 4 protein — MNILHTEASTGWGGQDIRVLTECREMSARGHRVVLACAPGCPLWEAAKKENEKSGFALEPIIFGRKINARSVRAVRRLIQKYQIEIVNTHSSADGWSGAVAGKSSGAKVVRTRHLSNPLRPNRANYFLYSKLTDFVVTTGEQLKEKLVEINKLDASRIGSVPTGVDLKRFDRDSCNRDAFRAEIGLEANEFLWTIVAIVRRMKGHAVLVEAAALLKDTNAHFAVVGGTTGPSPLPEQLETRAKELGLESRFHFVGMREDIPQILAASDGFVLPSLWGEGVPQSIAQAQNMMLPVVSTDVGSIPELVKNEETGLLVAPDNAEELAVAMRRIMTDTNLSQTLAHNGAELVRSHYSQDAMIARMETIYQKVLA, encoded by the coding sequence ATGAACATATTACACACCGAAGCTTCAACCGGCTGGGGCGGACAAGATATTCGCGTTCTCACCGAATGCCGCGAAATGAGTGCGCGCGGTCATCGCGTTGTGCTCGCGTGTGCACCCGGCTGCCCGTTGTGGGAAGCCGCGAAGAAAGAAAACGAGAAAAGCGGTTTCGCTTTGGAGCCAATAATCTTCGGACGCAAGATTAATGCTCGTTCAGTGCGCGCGGTGCGGCGACTTATTCAGAAATACCAGATCGAAATTGTCAACACGCATTCCTCCGCCGACGGCTGGAGTGGCGCGGTCGCTGGCAAGTCGTCGGGTGCGAAGGTCGTGCGCACGCGGCATTTATCGAATCCTCTGCGACCCAACCGCGCCAACTATTTTCTCTACTCAAAGCTCACCGATTTCGTGGTGACGACCGGCGAGCAATTGAAAGAAAAACTGGTGGAAATTAACAAACTCGATGCGAGCCGTATCGGATCGGTGCCCACCGGTGTTGATCTGAAGCGATTCGACCGCGATTCGTGCAACCGCGATGCGTTTCGCGCCGAAATTGGACTCGAAGCAAACGAATTCCTGTGGACAATTGTGGCGATTGTTCGCCGCATGAAAGGGCACGCCGTTCTTGTCGAAGCGGCTGCGTTATTGAAAGATACGAACGCGCATTTTGCGGTCGTCGGTGGAACAACCGGGCCTTCGCCATTGCCCGAACAACTGGAAACGAGGGCGAAAGAACTGGGCCTGGAATCGCGCTTTCATTTCGTCGGGATGCGCGAGGATATTCCCCAAATTCTAGCCGCGAGCGACGGCTTTGTCCTTCCGAGTTTGTGGGGCGAAGGCGTTCCACAAAGCATCGCCCAGGCGCAAAATATGATGCTGCCGGTTGTTTCGACTGATGTTGGTTCTATTCCTGAATTGGTGAAGAACGAAGAAACCGGTTTACTTGTTGCGCCCGATAATGCCGAAGAATTGGCGGTGGCGATGCGACGCATCATGACCGACACGAATTTGTCGCAAACTCTGGCGCACAATGGCGCCGAGTTAGTACGCAGTCACTATTCGCAGGACGCGATGATCGCGCGTATGGAAACGATTTACCAAAAGGTTTTGGCGTAA